A stretch of Synechococcus sp. WH 8020 DNA encodes these proteins:
- a CDS encoding rhomboid family intramembrane serine protease, with protein MIILPLILLGLSWLQEGIDQLLLGGRWNLAMGPGTPWWTLLTAPFSHGDLGHLIGNSIVFLPLSYLVLLKSLRGYVAVWIAVILLEIPLWLFWPVGSHGLSGVVYGLLGYLVLIGFLERRPLAIALSVIAVALYGSALPGLLPWASPAGVSWIGHASGFIAGLLAAGAVSREPHQPSA; from the coding sequence GTGATCATTCTTCCCTTAATCCTGTTAGGTCTGTCCTGGCTGCAGGAAGGCATCGACCAACTCCTGCTGGGCGGACGCTGGAATTTGGCGATGGGGCCCGGCACTCCTTGGTGGACCCTTCTGACCGCTCCGTTCAGCCATGGAGATCTTGGTCACCTGATTGGGAACAGCATTGTTTTTCTCCCGCTCAGCTATCTCGTGCTGTTGAAAAGCCTGCGCGGTTATGTAGCGGTTTGGATTGCCGTGATTCTTCTCGAAATTCCGCTCTGGTTGTTTTGGCCGGTTGGCAGTCACGGGCTCTCAGGAGTCGTCTACGGACTCCTTGGCTACCTCGTTCTGATCGGATTTCTTGAACGCAGACCGCTAGCCATCGCTCTAAGCGTGATCGCCGTTGCCTTGTACGGAAGCGCCCTGCCTGGATTGCTGCCTTGGGCCTCACCCGCGGGGGTGAGCTGGATTGGTCACGCGAGTGGATTCATCGCTGGCCTTTTGGCAGCCGGAGCTGTGTCACGGGAGCCTCATCAGCCGTCGGCTTGA